One region of Rana temporaria chromosome 9, aRanTem1.1, whole genome shotgun sequence genomic DNA includes:
- the LOC120913104 gene encoding Krueppel-like factor 8 isoform X3, protein MHSETQAAFIASPIMSSHCKIGAEASASALLADIKMEPPEQLLDSDSSLQQSEPVDLSLHKPKNLIRQSQSPLPSTSVSTPPPVISLSGLGSAIPAVLSPGSILATTQGSSGQRILHVIHTIPSVNLPSKMGGLQTIPVVVQSLPVVYTTLPTDGVTTHLTVPLLGADGKTTVGVPDDCHTSYMMKLYCTGDGYSPTIMVQSLDTEVEDSESKVDKSHCYRGHVSLSQNSVKIEPDLCPVEEISDTDDCIEETSSSFQDSTNGSLMQHSGTASPDLRKRRVHQCDFEGCNKVYTKSSHLKAHRRIHTGEKPYKCTWEGCTWKFARSDELTRHFRKHTGIKPFMCSDCDRTFSRSDHLALHRRRHIMM, encoded by the exons GCTTTCATCGCTTCACCGATAATGTCATCGCATTGCAAGATCGGCGCCGAGGCTTCCGCTTCCGCTCTCCTCGCCGACATCAAGATGGAGCCGCCTGAGCAGCTCCTGGACAGCGACAGCAGTTTGCAGCAGTCGGAACCCGTCGACTTGTCTCTTCACAAGCCCAAGAACTTGATCCGGCAATCCCAGAGCCCCCTTCCCTCGACGTCGGTGAGCACGCCCCCTCCGGTGATCTCTCTCTCCGGCCTCGGCTCGGCCATCCCGGCCGTACTTTCCCCGGGTTCCATCTTGGCCACCACGCAGGGCAGTAGTGGACAGCGGATCCTGCATGTCATTCACACCATCCCCTCCGTCAATTTGCCCAGTAAAATGGGCGGCCTGCAGACCATCCCCGTCGTGGTGCAGTCTCTTCCTGTGGTGTACACGACGTTGCCTACAGATGGCGTCACAACGCACCTCACTGTGCCGCTGTTAGGAGCAGATGGGAAAACTACAG TCGGTGTCCCTGATGACTGCCACACAAGTTATATGATGAagttgtactgcactggtgacg gATATAGTCCTACTATAATGGTACAGTCCCTGGACACGGAGGTTGAAGATTCGGAATCCAAGGTGGACAAGTCTCACTGTTACCGCGGCCATGTGAGCTTATCACAGAATTCAG TTAAAATAGAGCCAGACTTGTGCCCGGTTGAGGAGATCAGCGACACCGATGATTGTATAGAGGagacctcctcctcctttcaggaCTCGACAAATGG GTCACTGATGCAGCACAGTGGCACAGCTTCGCCAGATCTTCGGAAAAGAAGAGTTCATCAGTGTGACTTCGAAGGGTGCAATAAAGTATATACCAAGAGTTCTCATTTAAAGGCCCACCGGAGGATACACACAG GGGAAAAACCCTATAAATGCACATGGGAAGGCTGCACATGGAAATTCGCCAGATCCGACGAGCTCACCCGCCATTTCCGGAAACACACTGGTATCAAGCCCTTTATGTGCTCGGACTGTGACCGAACATTCTCCCGTTCAGATCACCTGGCACTTCACCGCAGAAGGCACATCATGATGTGA
- the LOC120913104 gene encoding Krueppel-like factor 8 isoform X2: protein MEQVWTSHRWKRPNEGAFIASPIMSSHCKIGAEASASALLADIKMEPPEQLLDSDSSLQQSEPVDLSLHKPKNLIRQSQSPLPSTSVSTPPPVISLSGLGSAIPAVLSPGSILATTQGSSGQRILHVIHTIPSVNLPSKMGGLQTIPVVVQSLPVVYTTLPTDGVTTHLTVPLLGADGKTTVGVPDDCHTSYMMKLYCTGDGYSPTIMVQSLDTEVEDSESKVDKSHCYRGHVSLSQNSVKIEPDLCPVEEISDTDDCIEETSSSFQDSTNGSLMQHSGTASPDLRKRRVHQCDFEGCNKVYTKSSHLKAHRRIHTGEKPYKCTWEGCTWKFARSDELTRHFRKHTGIKPFMCSDCDRTFSRSDHLALHRRRHIMM, encoded by the exons ATGGAACAAGTGTGGACCTCGCATCGCTGGAAGAGGCCCAACGAGGgg GCTTTCATCGCTTCACCGATAATGTCATCGCATTGCAAGATCGGCGCCGAGGCTTCCGCTTCCGCTCTCCTCGCCGACATCAAGATGGAGCCGCCTGAGCAGCTCCTGGACAGCGACAGCAGTTTGCAGCAGTCGGAACCCGTCGACTTGTCTCTTCACAAGCCCAAGAACTTGATCCGGCAATCCCAGAGCCCCCTTCCCTCGACGTCGGTGAGCACGCCCCCTCCGGTGATCTCTCTCTCCGGCCTCGGCTCGGCCATCCCGGCCGTACTTTCCCCGGGTTCCATCTTGGCCACCACGCAGGGCAGTAGTGGACAGCGGATCCTGCATGTCATTCACACCATCCCCTCCGTCAATTTGCCCAGTAAAATGGGCGGCCTGCAGACCATCCCCGTCGTGGTGCAGTCTCTTCCTGTGGTGTACACGACGTTGCCTACAGATGGCGTCACAACGCACCTCACTGTGCCGCTGTTAGGAGCAGATGGGAAAACTACAG TCGGTGTCCCTGATGACTGCCACACAAGTTATATGATGAagttgtactgcactggtgacg gATATAGTCCTACTATAATGGTACAGTCCCTGGACACGGAGGTTGAAGATTCGGAATCCAAGGTGGACAAGTCTCACTGTTACCGCGGCCATGTGAGCTTATCACAGAATTCAG TTAAAATAGAGCCAGACTTGTGCCCGGTTGAGGAGATCAGCGACACCGATGATTGTATAGAGGagacctcctcctcctttcaggaCTCGACAAATGG GTCACTGATGCAGCACAGTGGCACAGCTTCGCCAGATCTTCGGAAAAGAAGAGTTCATCAGTGTGACTTCGAAGGGTGCAATAAAGTATATACCAAGAGTTCTCATTTAAAGGCCCACCGGAGGATACACACAG GGGAAAAACCCTATAAATGCACATGGGAAGGCTGCACATGGAAATTCGCCAGATCCGACGAGCTCACCCGCCATTTCCGGAAACACACTGGTATCAAGCCCTTTATGTGCTCGGACTGTGACCGAACATTCTCCCGTTCAGATCACCTGGCACTTCACCGCAGAAGGCACATCATGATGTGA
- the LOC120913104 gene encoding Krueppel-like factor 8 isoform X4, whose protein sequence is MEQVWTSHRWKRPNEGAFIASPIMSSHCKIGAEASASALLADIKMEPPEQLLDSDSSLQQSEPVDLSLHKPKNLIRQSQSPLPSTSVSTPPPVISLSGLGSAIPAVLSPGSILATTQGSSGQRILHVIHTIPSVNLPSKMGGLQTIPVVVQSLPVVYTTLPTDGVTTHLTVPLLGADGKTTGYSPTIMVQSLDTEVEDSESKVDKSHCYRGHVSLSQNSVKIEPDLCPVEEISDTDDCIEETSSSFQDSTNGSLMQHSGTASPDLRKRRVHQCDFEGCNKVYTKSSHLKAHRRIHTGEKPYKCTWEGCTWKFARSDELTRHFRKHTGIKPFMCSDCDRTFSRSDHLALHRRRHIMM, encoded by the exons ATGGAACAAGTGTGGACCTCGCATCGCTGGAAGAGGCCCAACGAGGgg GCTTTCATCGCTTCACCGATAATGTCATCGCATTGCAAGATCGGCGCCGAGGCTTCCGCTTCCGCTCTCCTCGCCGACATCAAGATGGAGCCGCCTGAGCAGCTCCTGGACAGCGACAGCAGTTTGCAGCAGTCGGAACCCGTCGACTTGTCTCTTCACAAGCCCAAGAACTTGATCCGGCAATCCCAGAGCCCCCTTCCCTCGACGTCGGTGAGCACGCCCCCTCCGGTGATCTCTCTCTCCGGCCTCGGCTCGGCCATCCCGGCCGTACTTTCCCCGGGTTCCATCTTGGCCACCACGCAGGGCAGTAGTGGACAGCGGATCCTGCATGTCATTCACACCATCCCCTCCGTCAATTTGCCCAGTAAAATGGGCGGCCTGCAGACCATCCCCGTCGTGGTGCAGTCTCTTCCTGTGGTGTACACGACGTTGCCTACAGATGGCGTCACAACGCACCTCACTGTGCCGCTGTTAGGAGCAGATGGGAAAACTACAG gATATAGTCCTACTATAATGGTACAGTCCCTGGACACGGAGGTTGAAGATTCGGAATCCAAGGTGGACAAGTCTCACTGTTACCGCGGCCATGTGAGCTTATCACAGAATTCAG TTAAAATAGAGCCAGACTTGTGCCCGGTTGAGGAGATCAGCGACACCGATGATTGTATAGAGGagacctcctcctcctttcaggaCTCGACAAATGG GTCACTGATGCAGCACAGTGGCACAGCTTCGCCAGATCTTCGGAAAAGAAGAGTTCATCAGTGTGACTTCGAAGGGTGCAATAAAGTATATACCAAGAGTTCTCATTTAAAGGCCCACCGGAGGATACACACAG GGGAAAAACCCTATAAATGCACATGGGAAGGCTGCACATGGAAATTCGCCAGATCCGACGAGCTCACCCGCCATTTCCGGAAACACACTGGTATCAAGCCCTTTATGTGCTCGGACTGTGACCGAACATTCTCCCGTTCAGATCACCTGGCACTTCACCGCAGAAGGCACATCATGATGTGA